The sequence CCGACGGCTCGGGTTCGAGGGTCCCCGGGGAAGGGGTACCGGAAGCTAGGTTTGAGCCCCATTCCCCCAAGCCTGCGAAAAAGGCTCCGTCCTCCTCCTCTTCGCCCCCCCTCCCCGGCAAGTATCGGGAGTTCTAGAACTCGGAGTCTCCCCACCGGAGACCCCGGCCGTCCCACCCACCCCCAGGGCCAAGGCGAAGCGTAGAAACGCTTTCTGGAGGGATCCACAGGGGGAAGCCGGCTAGAAAGGCGGGGGGTACGTCCCCGCGGAAGATCCTCGAGAAAGGGCGGGGGAGGGCAGGTGACAGGCCCCGGGGCGCGGGAGGGACGTCCTGCTCCCGCGGGGCCAGGGCGCGTGGGAGCCGACGACGGTCTCAGCGTGGTCCCGCCGCCTGCAAAGCCGCAGCCCCAGGCTCCGTGGCCCCGCTGGTCCTGGAGCGGCCCCGCGAGCCCTCGCACCGGCAGAAGCCCTCTCAGACATCCAGGGGCACGTGGCCTCTGAAGTCATAGCCCCCATCCCCGCCCGAGTTCTCCGCCTTGGCTGGAGAGGCTTTCTTCTACACCTGGGCGCCCACTCCCCACTGGGAGCTTGAGCCGGCAGGCCGGAAAATACTGAACTTTGGGGTTCATTTTGCTCAGGGCACCAGGCAACGCGTTTTGAGTGGGCGAGGATCAAGGGGATAGAATCTTCTTTCAACTTCAAGAGTTGCACCTCCTCCCTCGCAATCCCAAAAGCGTCTTTGGGTCCAGGGCCCCACTACTGTTGGGGTTTTTAAGTCCTGCGCCCACTTCGCCCGCGTCCGTAGGGGCAGGCAGTGTCCCAGCCCCGCCGCCGGACGTCTAGGGGCGGGGGGAGCCTGTGTGTGGCTTAAATTAAGGGATCGCTGATGGGGGCGGCGTGGGGTGCGGCCGCCCCCGTCCCAAGCTGCTGGCTACCCCAAGTGGGCGCCGAGGCTCGGGTGCGCTGGGCGGGCAGCTTTGGGGCACGCGCAGTCGGCGCCGCGGAGCCCTTGCGGAGCTGCTGAGCACGTGGCTCTCGGTGCGCGCCCCAAAAGCTAGCAGCGTGGGGGCAGGGGAGCCCAAGCGCCCCCGGAACCCCGCGGCCCGCCTTCGGAAGCGCTTTCCAGTGCGACTTAAGGGCTTAACAATGGAAAACTCGCGGTGCTGGAGCCAAGTCCTTTCAAGTCGCCGCCAGGTATGCGGCTGCAGGTGACCCCACCTGGGTGCGCCCGGTCGCCGTCCTCCCGTGGGGAGGAGGGGAGTGCGGGTGCCGTAGGGCGACGCCAGCGGAAGGTCGCCCCTCTGGCCGCAGCCCCCTCGGGAGAGCCCCCTGCTCAGGCAGCGCGCAGCCGCGGTGGGACCTGGGTCGGCTCCGCGGCGCGCGGGTTCCTGAATGAACGCGTTCCCTTCCCCCTTTGAATGAAGGTTCCCACAGCCAGGGACGGTGGCAAACGCGCGCCGCAGCGGAATGCGCCCTCTCGGGCCAGCGATCCGCCCGGCCGCTGCCACCGCCCAGGGGACCGAGGCGAGGGAGGTGGGGATGGGGGTTCCAGTAACTTAGGGTTTCCTTTCACACGAACGCGGTTTCCCTCCGAATTGGGCCACCCGACCTTTGTCTCCAAGTGGTCCCACGCAATCCACGCGGAGCGCTTTAAACGAGCTCGGAATGCGCAGTGTCGGCGGCGTGGTGGGTTTTACAAACAGTGCCAAATGAAAGCGGCAACGGAAAAGTGCTGAAAAGTTGCTTTActctgcaaaataaaaaaaaatcaaaatgcgtCTTCTGCTCTGTTAGCAGCAATTAACCTCATGGGGCCGGGCGGTGGGTTTCCTCGGGAGCTAGGGGGCCGCCAGGCTGGGCTCTCCCGGCGGGGGCTGGGCGCCGGGCGCTCCCCGCGGGGCCCCAAATTCCTGCGCCTCCCCCACCGGTTCCTGGACGGCTCTACACGCCCGCCGGCCGGGCTTGCACTTTTGCGCCCGTCCCTGAGCCGGGAAATCAACAAAGTTCCTCCTCGAGATCTGCCCGGCCCGCCTAGTAACAGCGCCGCGCCCCCATTGGCTCATGCTAATTCCAGTTTCCTCTCTTTCTCGCCGTGGGGGGGCAGCTCCCTCCTGATCCCGGAGCCCGAGTGGCCGGGGTGGGCGATCCTCCTTATGCCCTGCTGCCCCTCGCCAACGTCGGCGACTCGCGCCTCTGGCCGGGCCGGGGCGCACACCGGGGCGCGAGCCCCTGGACCCTCGAGGCCCTGCCGCCGGTGAGGGCGCGCAGCCCCATAAATCATCGGGCGGCCGCCCGGTCGGGAATTTATGAATGAAAAGCTGCCTGGCCGCCCTCGTGCGCCGGCGGAGGCTGCTGAGGCTACGCCGTGCCCGGGGTCGGCCGGGGCGTGGGTACCCGGGGAGGGCGCATGGCGGTGGGCGCGTCCTGCCCGGTCACCCATCGCCTCGGGGGCTGTGACCCTCCCAGACCCGGAATATTAGCCGCCCTCATTCCGGCGGGGGATGGGGCGCGGGAGGAATCCCCCCTGTCCCCTGGCGGGGGGCGTCTTCATTCGCAGCGTGCGCCCTTTCCACCCGGAGGGCTATCTAAAAATCCGTTTTCTTTTGCGCCTTTACTGTTAGGGGAGTCGGTGGTTTTTAGGACATTAAACTAGGTTCAAAGAGACGTAAATGAACAGTTTTCTAAAGTGGGGACAGGtagtgtaaaaacaaacaaaaaaaagttaagaatggGTAAAATagccttttatttaaaaaaaaaaagaaaaaacacaccaAAAAGCCAATCTCCATTTAATAAAAATACCGTATATATTTTTGTGTGTCTTTCTTAAATTTAAGTTAATATTAGGGACCCGATCCTATTACCACGATCACATATAGATTTTGTTTAAAATCATCTGTTCAAGCACCCATTTCTCTCACTTTCAATTGTTCTAATTCTTGCCAGCCCCCTGGCGCTCACAAGCGCAGCCCCAGGGCAAGTTCGAAAGGTGAAGAGACGTTCACAACCCCGGCAAAACCGTGTAGGAAGCTTCCGGTGGTCTCGTCCCAGGCAGAGAGGAGGCTAATATTTCCagcaatttaatttcttttttaattaaaaagtgagGCGGGACAGACCTCTGTTTCGCAGCCTTCCATTCCAAGGTGTTTTTCCGCTGTTGAAATGCCGGGACTGGGGGAGGGGACACTTGGGGACCCCTGCAAGGATGTACTTGCCAAGGTAGGAGGACAGTCCGCGGATCCCTCAGGCGAGCAGGACAGGATGATGGAAATGCTGGCCACCATCTTGGGCTGCTTCTGGAATTTTCggggatttattttattttattttttgagcgAGCCTGTGCTGGGCTGAAGCCCCTTTTAACGTTTAGGGTTACCCCCTCGGGCATTTCCAATGACCCCCCCGTGGGCCGGAATGAAGGTGCCACCAGGGTCCTATGCTCTGCCCCGCGTCCCCGCCTGTTAAACAGTTCCTGAAATTTACACGTgttaatgaaaatgaaagaaaaggcagAAGCTGTGATTCCTTCCTTGGCCGTCCCTCCGCCCGTGGGTGACCTCGTGGCGTTCTCGGAAATGTGCCCATTCTCCCGGCTCGGATATAGGGTGTCGCCGAGCCCCAGCGTCCCCCCTCCATGCGGTCTCCCCAGGCTCCGTGTGGCCTGCCCGCCCTCTTCGTTGTCCCCTTCTGCAACGCCCCCTCCCCAAATCCCCGGGGACCACTTGGAGGGAACCGGGCCCCCCTGCACCCCTCTTCCCCCGCGGGGAGAAAGGCCGCGGCGGGGCGATTTGCATTTCTATGAAAACCCGGCTTCGGGGGGAACTCCGCCGCGGGGCAGGAGCGGCGCCTCTGGGATGCCTTTTGGGCTCTGCCCCTCGCTGCTCCCCGGCTCTCGGCCCGCGCCCCCTCCCCCTgcgcccgccccgcccccccgctCCCATTCTCTGCCCGGCTTTGATCTCTGCTTAACAACAGTAACGTCACAAGGACTACAGGGGAGTTTTGTTGGAAGTTGCAAAGTCCTGGAGCCTCCAGAGGGCTGTCGGCGCAGTAGCAGCGAGCAGCAGCGGCCGCGCGCTCCTGCGAGGGGCAGACGAGGGCGAGAGAGCGCGGGGCAGCGGGAGGAGCGAGGCCGAGCTCGCGGACCGAGCGGGAGCCCGAGCCTGAGCCCAGCCGACCGCCTTCTCCGCCGCCCAGCCCAGCCGCCGGCATGGAGCACCAGCTCCTGTGCTGCGAGGTGGAGACCATCCGCCGCGCGTACCCCGATGCCAACCTTCTCAACGACCGGGTGCTGCAGGCCATGCTCAAGGCCGAAGAGACCTGCGCGCCCTCGGTGTCCTACTTCAAGTGCGTGCAGAAGGAGATACTGCCGTCCATGCGCAAGATCGTGGCCACCTGGATGCTGGAGGTGCGTGGCGCCGGGCCGCCCTTTGGGGACTTTCTGCAACTTGTTGCCTAAGCCCAGATTGCTTTGCCTCTCATCTCTCCCTTCTttcaccctcaccccaactttCCAGTTCGCCGAGGGTTGCTAGGAATCTGTCTTTTCCAAAGAAATAGATattgtgggtatttttttttttttttaaccaggaaaaaatggggatgggggtgggggcgtTCGAAACTCCCTTTCCTACGGGGTGGAGGGCTCGAGGAGGGGTGCCTTCGGAGAAGCGAGTGGCGGGGGCACCCGAATAAGCCGAAAGGTGCGGGTCGGCAGGCTGGGGGCGCCTTTGGTGGCCCCCTCCCGGCCGCCACCGCCGCGCAGCCCCCGCCTGCGTCCGCGCCTATCTGCGCCTCCTCTCCCGGCCGCTGCGGCCCGGGGCGCCAGCCCCGGGGGGAGGGGGTATcgatttgatttttaaattaatatccaTGGACACGTATGCAAGGGCCACTCGTGCCAGTATTATGCGCCATCTTTGTTCTTTTATTGCAAAGCAAAAGTGTTTATTAATAAttggggggagggtgggggcggggagcggCCGGCGAGGCGCTGGGGCCGCGGCGAGGGGCCGCCCGGCTGCCGGGAGCCAGGCGGGAGGGGTGCGGGAACAGGGTGTGGGCATTTCTGGGGGGACCCCGCTTGGGAAGTGTGGCCCCTTTGTTCAAGCAGCGACCCCTGGGGCTCCCTGCACCGCCAGCTGGCCCGGAGAGCACGCCGGGCTGCAAGGTCGCGTGGCCCCCAAGACACCAGGAATTGGCCCCCGTCTGCGAGGGGCTTGGCTTGGGGGGGCCTGCCCAGAGTCATCCGGGTGTCCGGGGCACATTTTCAGGCCTGCGGTGGGCGTCTGGGGGGACCGcgagtattttaaaataatttttgaaagtgCGGCGTGGTGCCCTTGCGAGAGGGAAACGGCGCCCGCGCCCAGGGGGAAGGGGTGCCCCCGAGTTTCAGTCCCTGGGGCGCTCCCTGGAGCCTGTAGTGAGCTCCAGAGCCCCGGCCTAGGTAAAGGGCCGTCCGGGGATCGTTTTCAGGGATTTTTTGTGCGcccacttattttttttatatttttaaatattttttgaaaagatgACGTCTGGGGAAATGCGGCGCTGCGGCCTGGGACGCCACCTTTGTGTCTCGCAGGCGGGGCGAGCGCGGCGCCCAACCCCGTGGTCCAGCCCCGCGGCCCCGCGGCCCATTTGGTGCGGGCTCCCAGCCAGAAGGACCCCCAGAGCCCCCAGGTGGGCTGGGGTCTCCCGGCCGCACCGCTGCCCGCGGTGCCCACTCCCGCCCCCACCGTGCCAGCCGCGCGGGACTTTCCCTTTCAGTTTCGGAGGTGGATGGGTGCTGGGGGCGCGCGGGGGTGGGGACGCGTCATCGGAGGCTCAAGCCACCCCCTGCCCGGTGCCTCCCCGCGCTCCGGCGCCGCAGCCCCGGCGCGCGCGGGGTGGGCGTGCGGAGACGTCGGGCGGGGGTCCCGCGCCCCCAGCggcggtggtcacggcccccctGCCCCTGCAGGTCTGCGAGGAGCAGAAGTGCGAGGAGGAGGTCTTCCCGCTGGCCATGAACTATCTGGACCGCTTCCTGTCCCTGGAGCCGGTGAAGAAGAGCCGCCTGCAGCTGCTGGGGGCCACCTGCATGTTCGTGGCCTCCAAGATGAAGGAGACCATCCCCCTGACGGCCGAGAAGCTGTGCATCTACACAGACAACTCCATCCGACCCGACGAGCTGCTGGTAACCGGGGGACCCCCACGGCCCCCAGGCACCCCGTTTGTTACAGGATCCCAGGGATGGGGGCGCGGGTCGCGGGGAGGCCCAGCCAGACGCTGACAGATCCTCGGGCCTGAGGGAGGGCGGCCACACCGCTCCGGGGCAGGGGGGAGGCCAGGAACAGCAGGCGGCAGTTATCCGGGCCGCCCCCCCATCTCGGCGCCCGCCGCCCCACATCCCACTTTCGACCACGTTTGCACCCCGGAGCGAGGGCGAAAAGTGGACGGCGCGCGCCCTCTAGCGGTGGCGGCGCGCTCAGGGCGCCCGCGCTAATTAATAAGGCCTTTGGTTGCAGATGGTGGGAGGTCTTTTTGTCTCCACTTGTGAACAGTCGGCTTAATGACAATGAGCACGGGGGCCTTTTCACGCGGCACCTTCTCTGTTTTGATCCGGAATTGCGGGTCGTCTGTCCCCCTCGCCCTACTTCCTGAACCCCTCAACAGGCCAcatccctccttcccaccctctgCCCTGCTCCTGGCCGGCATCCCAGGCCCCCCAGGGCTGACCCTgcacctctttctctctctctctttctctgtctctctgcccgCTTCATCTCCCCAGCACATGGAGCTGCTTCTGGTGAACAAGCTCAAGTGGAACCTGGCTGCCATGACCCCCCACGATTTCATCGAACACTTCCTGTCCAAGATGCCCGTGGCCCAGGAGAACAAGCAGATTATCCGAAAACACGCCCAGACCTTCGTGGCGCTCTGTGCCACAGGTAGGTAGGGTGGCGGGCCAGCCCCTCCTCCCCAGGCAACTGGGGCCCAGCTTCTTGCTCAGTTTCCCCGCCTCGACAGTGCCCGTATCATACCCCTTCTTGCTCTTCCTCTGCCCTGTTGAGCAGAGGGTTGGGATCTTCCTTTTTCAACGAGGGCTAAATGGAGGGAGGGGTTGCTGTCTTGGGGTCATGCAGCTGAGGTTGGTCATGGCCACCATTCTGTGCATTGGGACTGGTAGGGGCAGGCTGCGGTCACCCCATGCTGGAAGGGGTTTACTTTGGCGACAGGCCTGCCTCCTCCCCCGCCCACCTCCAGCTCTTCCAGTGTCCTCAAGGGGCCTGAGCCATGGGGGCCCCCTCCCAGCCTCTCCCAGGCTGGGCCCCCTGCCAGGGGCGCCAATAGGGGCGGGAGCCCTAGCGACTGAGCCAGCCGGCAGGGCCTGCACCACGTGCGGGGGCGGCCAGCAGAGGCGTGCAGCCGCCTGAGGCCCTGCCAAGGGCTCCTTGGGGCAGCTCAGCTCTGCCCAGACCTGGGAGGGGCTGTGGAGCAGCCTGGGCTCGGCTGGCAGCTGAGGGGCCCGCCCACCTTCCCCCTGGCACTGCCCCTCCCTGCCCAGCTTGCCTCTGGGAACTTGGTGCCAACACCACATATCACAGCCCAGCCGTGCCTCTGATGGTGTAGGCGGACCTGAGGAAGCCTGGCCACCCCAATGGGGGCACCCAGGCCCCCGTCCCCCAGCT comes from Elephas maximus indicus isolate mEleMax1 chromosome 7, mEleMax1 primary haplotype, whole genome shotgun sequence and encodes:
- the CCND1 gene encoding G1/S-specific cyclin-D1, producing MEHQLLCCEVETIRRAYPDANLLNDRVLQAMLKAEETCAPSVSYFKCVQKEILPSMRKIVATWMLEVCEEQKCEEEVFPLAMNYLDRFLSLEPVKKSRLQLLGATCMFVASKMKETIPLTAEKLCIYTDNSIRPDELLHMELLLVNKLKWNLAAMTPHDFIEHFLSKMPVAQENKQIIRKHAQTFVALCATDVKFISNPPSMVAAGSVVAAVQGLHLGSTSGFLSYHRLTRFLSKVIKCDPDCLRACQEQIEALLESSLRQAQQQSLDPKAAEEEEEEEEVDLACTPTDVRDVNI